The following nucleotide sequence is from Ferruginibacter lapsinanis.
CAAATTTTAACTCTAACGGAGTAGTATTTGCTATTGTAAATGTGTTTCCAGTATCTCCCCGCCGCCGACCTGGTTGCTGATAGGCCGAGCATTTTATTGCCCCTGTCAGTGGATTACTACAACCGAATTCTCACAATTTTACTTTAATCTATTTCAATTTAATACAATTGGAAAATAATAATATTATCATTCGAGTTGCTACATCTGACGATTGTAAGTACTCCAAGACAATTACAGACGAAATGGCTGCGTCCGCTCAAGCCAGAGGAACAGGTATTGCAAAACGTTCACCGGAATATATCGATCAAAAAATAAGTGAGGGGAAGGCAGTTATCGCTGTTACTAAAGAGGGTGAATGGGTAGGCTTTTGTTATATCGAAACCTGGGAAGGTGAGTATGTAGCCAATAGCGGGTTAATTGTTGCACCTGCTTACAGAAAAAGCGGCGTTGCAAAATCTATCAAAGAAAAAATATTTGCGTTAAGCAGAGAAAAATATCCAAATGCAAAAATATTCGGACTGACAACCGGGCTTGCGGTGATGAAGATAAATTCAGATCTGGGGTACGAACCGGTAACCTATTCTGAGTTGACACAAGATGAAGCATTTTGGGCAGGTTGTAAAAGCTGCGTTAATTATGATATCTTAATGAGTAAGGGAAGAAAGAACTGTATGTGTACAGCTATGTTGTACGATCCTGCAGATCATTTTGAGCCGGAAGAAACAAAAGAAGATTTCAAAAAGAATTCGAAGATCTACGAACGTTTTATGGAAGTAAAACAAAGCAGGTTTTTGAAAATATTAAAACGTAGACAAAACAGCGGCGGTGGTCCGTCTCCAAAATCTATGTTCAGGCAAATATTTAATTTTTAATAAATGTATGGAACGGGCATTAGCTCTTTAATCAACATCGTTGTGTCACTCACTTGTACGACATACCGGTATTGAACATTTAATTCGTGATTTTAATTAGTGTAATAAAAAAATACTCATGAGCAAAAAAGTTGTATTAGGTTTTAGCGGAGGTTTAGATACTTCGTATTGTGTAAAATATCTTACAGATGAATTAGGATATGAAGTACATTCTGTTATTGTAAATACAGGTGGTTTTAATGAAGAAGAATTGAAACACATCGAACAACATGCTTACAAGCTTGGAGTAAAAACACATACAACAGTAGATGCAGTAGAAAGTTATTACGAGTCGATCATTAAGTATTTGATCTTCGGTAATTGCTTAAAAAATAATACCTATCCATTAAGTGTAAGTGCAGAAAGATTAAGTCAGGCGATGCATATTGCTGAACATGCAAAGAATTTGCAGGCTGAAGCAGTAGTGCATGGAAGTACCGGTGCTGGTAATGACCAGGTTCGTTTTGATATGATATTGAATATTGATGTGCCGGGGATAGAAATTATCACACCAATACGTGATATGAAATTATGCCGTGAAGAAGAAATTGCTTATTTAAAAAGCAAAGGGGTGGAAATGAATTTTGAGAAGTCAATGTATTCAATCAATAAAGGTTTATGGGGCACAAGTGTTGGCGGTAAGGAAACATTGAATAGTAAAGGTATGTTGCCTGAAAGCGCATGGCCCACACAGGTTACAAAATCAGGTAGCGAGGAAGTGAAATTGCATTTTGTAAAGGGGGAATTGAAATCGGTGAATGATAAACATTTTGAACATCCTGCAAGCGCCATACAATATTTACAAACTATTGCTGGTCCTTATGGAGTAGGAAGAGATATACATGTTGGAGATACTATCATTGGGATCAAAGGTCGTGTTGGTTTTGAAGCAGCTGCGCCAATGGTGATCATTAAAGCGCATCATGCATTGGAAAAACATGTGTTGACCAAATGGCAATTGCAATGGAAAGATACTTTATCACAATTCTACGGCAACTGGATGCATGAAGGGCAAATTTTAGATCCTGTGATGAGAGATATTGAAGCGTATTTAGAAAAAAGCCAGCGTAAAGTAACGGGTGATGTATTCGTTCAATTGAATCCATATCATTTCCAGATTATCGGTATTGAAAGTGATAACGACCTGATGAGTGCGAAGTTTGGTAAGTATGGCGAAATGAATACAGGATTCACCGGAGAAGATGTAAGAGGCTTTACGAAAATATTTGGTAACCAGGTTGGAATATATCACAGTGTTTGTGAAACAAATAAAGATAAAAAATGATCAAAGCAGGTATTATAGGGGCAGCAGGTTATACAGGTGGTGAATTAATAAGGTTGCTTATTAATCATCCTGAAGTTGAAATTGCATTTGCACAAAGCGGAAGCAATGCTGGTAATCTATTATCCAAAGTTCATGCTGATCTTGTAGGAGAAACTGATCTGAAATTTTCTGAATCACACAACTATGATGTTGATGTGATTTTCTTTTGTGCCGGTCACGGAGAAGCAAAGAAATTTGTTGCAGCCAATGATATTCCATCTAACATAAAATTAATTGATATCGGCAATGATTTCAGGTTGAATGCCGATGCCGAAATAAATGGAAGAACATTTATTTATGGTCTTCCTGAATTACAAAGAGAAAAAATAAAAACAGCCAATAATATTGCTAATCCCGGTTGTTTCGCAACAGCCATACAAGTTGGTTTATTACCTTTGGCAAAAGCAGGTTTGTTGCCGAAAGAAATTTATACTACAGGCATTACCGGTAGTACAGGAGCCGGGCAATCATTATCCGCTACATCACATTTCAGTTGGAGACAAAATAATATCTCTGCTTACAAAACATTGACGCATCAACATAATGATGAGATACAGCAATCGCTTCATCAGTTGCAAAATGTTTTTCCTGCAGCGCCAAAAGATGGCGGATTAAGTTTCATACCGTGGAGGGGTGATTTTACAAGAGGTATTTTTATCAGCTCGCAATTTAAATGTGAGCTAAGTCTTGAAGAGTTGAATGTGTTGTACTCAGAATATTATAACGAACACCCTTTTACAACTGTGATCAAAGAACCTTTGTTCTTGAAGCAAGTAGTGAATACCAATAAAGCAATTATTCAGTTAGAAAAAGCAGGTTCTACATTGGTAGTGCATTCTGCAATTGATAATTTATTGAAAGGGGCAAGCGGACAAGCGGTACAGAACATGAACCTGATCTTTGGGCTAGAAGAGACTGCTGGATTGAAACTAAAAGCAAATTATTTCTAAAATTATATCGATGAAACTTTTTGATGTATACCCTTTAAATGATATCGTAATTGAAAGGGCAGAGGGTTCCTATGTTTGGGATGATAAAGGACAAAAATACCTTGACCTGTATGGCGGTCATGCGGTAATTAGTATTGGCCATACACATCCGCATTATGTAAAACGATTAGAAGATCAATTGCATAAAGTTGGGTTCTATTCTAACTCAATAAAAATTCCTCTGCAGGTTCAATTAGCAGAGAAATTAGGTACAATAAGTGGCAAAGAAGATTATCAATTGTTTTTGTGCAACTCAGGTGCAGAAGCAAATGAGAATGCATTGAAAGCTGCATCTTTTTACAATGGTAGAAAAAAGATCATTGCATTTACAAAAGCGTTTCACGGACGTACATCTTTGGCGGTAGCTGTTACAGATAATCCGAATATTGTTGCACCGGTGAACCAAACAGATAATGTGGTGTTCTTGCCTTTTAATGATGAAGCTGCATTACAAGCATATTTTGATACAAATGGCAATGAAGTTTGTGCGGTGATCATTGAGGGGATACAAGGTGTAGGTGGTATCAGGGTTGCATCTGATTCGTTCTTACAATTGATAAGAAGTCTATGCGATCAATACAATAGTATATTCATTGCCGATAGTGTTCAATGCGGTTACGGAAGAACAGGGAAATTCTATAGCCATGATCATAGTGGTGTAAATGCCGATATATATACGATGGCAAAAGGAATGGGGAATGGGTTTCCTGTTGCAGGAGTTTCTATCTCACCAAAGATACCTGCCAAACATTTTATGTTGGGTACAACATTCGGAGGTAATCATTTAGCTTGCGCCGCAGCTTTAGCTGTGTTAGAAATTATTGAACAGGATAATTTAATGGCGAACGCAGCAACTGTTGGTAATTATCTGGTTGAAGAGTTGAAAAAATTGCCGAATATAAAAGAAATTAGAGGAAAAGGGTTAATGATAGGGATTGAATTACCTGAAGAACTAAAAGACGTGAAGAAGAATTTGTTATTCAAGCACAAAATATTTACCGGTGAAGCAAAACCAAATGTGATCAGGTTATTACCAGCTTTGAATATTACAAAGGTTGAAGCTGATATATTTTTGAAGGCTTTAAAAAGTGAATTAGTGCTTACTCCCGAAACAGTTTAATTCAGAACAAAAATTAAAATAAAAAAATTGAAAAATTTTATTTCAGTAAAAGATGTTGCCGATATCAATGCATTAGTTGCAAAAGCGATTGCATACAAGGCAAATCCCTTTGCCGATAAAAATTTAGGTGCAGGCAAAAGAATAGGGTTATTATTTTTGAATCCTTCTCTACGTACAAGATTAAGTACACATGTGGCGGCTCAAAACTTAGGACTGGAGCCAATTGTATTCAACGTAGACAAAGACGGCTGGGCGTTGGAATTTGAAGATGGTGCCATCATGAGTGGCAACACAGTTGAACACGTTAAAGATGCAGCGCCGATCCTGGGTAATTATTTCGATATACTATGTATCCGTGCATTTCCAACGTTAAGAAATAAAGAGGAAGATTATAGTGAAGAGGTAATGAAGTCTTTTATTAAATATGCTGGCATCCCAATTGTGAGTTTAGAGAGTGCGACATTGCATCCTTTACAATCGCTTACCGACATTCTTACAATTAAAGAGTGTCTTCCTACAGTTCCCCCTTTAGGGGGCGGAGGGGGAAAACCTAAAGTTGTTTTAACCTGGGCTCCTCACATCAAACCCTTACCTCAATGTGTTCCTAACTCATTTGCAGAATGGGTCAATGCCTGGGGTGAAGCTGAATTTGTGATCACACATCCGGAAGATTATGAACTGGATGAACAATTTACAAAAGGCGCAACCATTACACAAGATCAGGATGCGGCATTGAAAGATGCGGATTTTGTGTATGTAAAAAACTGGAGTACTTATACTGATTACGGAAGAATCTATTGCAACGATCCAAAATGGATGTTGACAGAAGAAAAATTAAAGCTCACTAACAATGCGAAAATTATGCACTGTTTGCCTGTAAGAAGAAATGTGGAATTAAGTGATGAAGTATTGGATAGCGCAAATAGTATCGTAACACAACAGGCATCAAACAGAGTTTGGGCTGCACAAGCTGTATTAGCAGAAATTTTGAAGAATAAATAATGGATAAAGTATTTGTCATAAAGATCGGTGGAAATGTAATAGATAAGGAATCAGCATTGGATTCATTTCTTAAAACATTTGCTGCTGTTGAGGGAAAGAAGATATTAATTCATGGCGGAGGAAAGATCGCAACAAAAATAGGAGAGCAGTTGGGCATTAAATCTAACTACGTAAATGGCAGAAGGATCACAGATGCTGATACCATAGACCTGGTTACGATGGTGTATGGCGGGTTGGTAAATAAAAAAGTTGTTGCAAAATTGCAATCATTGAATTGTAACGCTATTGGCTTGACAGGTGCTGATGCAAATATTATTCCTGCTGTAAAAAGACCGATCACAAAAGATGGGATAGATTTTGGGTTTGTTGGGGACGTTGACAATAAGCAATTGGCAATTGGCAATTTACAATTGTTATTAGATGCAGGTCTTATGCCGATAATTGCACCTCTAACACATGATGGTAAAGGGCAAATGCTGAATACCAACGCAGATACGGTAGCTTCAAGTCTTGCGGTGGCTTTATCTAAAAGCTATGATGTAAGGTTGGTCTATTGTTTTGAAAAGAAAGGGGTGTTGGAAAATGTGGAAGATGAAAACTCGGTCATCACCTTAATTACAAAAGATATTTATCAGCAATTGCTGAATGAGAATAAATTATTCGATGGCATACTGCCTAAAATTGATAATGCTTTTGATGCTATTAACAGTGGCGTAAAAGAAGTATTGATCGGCGATGCAAACGATTTGTTGCAGAACGTAACAAACGAAACAAAAGGAACCTTAATAAAATAGTTATGATTGAAACTTTGTATGCAGATGCATTGGGGTTATTGAAACAACTGATCGCTACGCCTTCTTTTTCTAAAGAAGAAAATGATACGGCAGAGATCATTATAAACTTTTTTGAAAGTCATGGCATTCCATGTCAGAGAGTGGGTAATAATATCTATGCAAAGAATAAATATTATGATGTAAACAAGCCATCAGTGTTGTTAAATTCACATCATGATACAGTTAAACCTAATAAAGGTTATACGTTAGATCCATTTACACCGATAGAGAAAGATGGCAAATTGTTTGGATTGGGTAGCAATGATGCAGGAGGGTGTTTGGTTTCATTGATCGCTACATTTTTGCATTTTTATGATAGAAATGATATCAGTCACAATGTGGTATTTGCAGCCAGTGCAGAAGAAGAGATCAGTGGGGTGAATGGCATTGAACTGGTTTTACCTTTCTTAGGTAATATTGATTTTGGAATTGTTGGGGAACCGACAAAATTAGAAATGGCTGTTGCAGAAAGAGGGCTGATGGTAATTGATTGTACAGCACCCGGCAGGGCAGGGCATGCAGCTCGTAAAGAGGGAGAGAATGCATTGTACAATGCTTTAGATGATATTAACTGGATAAGAAATTATCAGTTTCCAAAGGTTAGTGAGTTGTTGGGTGAATCTCGTTTAACCGTAACAGTTATTGAGACTGAAAACAAACAACACAATGTAGTTCCTTCTACCTGTAAGTTTGTAATTGATGTGAGGGTGAATGAACTGTACAGCTTCGAAGAAATTTTAGAAGCATTAAAAGCTAACCTGAAAAGTACTTTCAAGCCACGTACAACAAGAATGAAATCGACCTCTATTGCGTTGGATCATCCTCTGGTTAAAGCGGGTATTGCTCTAGGTAAAGGATACTACGGCTCACCAACTACGTCTGATAAGGCTTTGATGCCTTTTTCGACATTGAAGATGGGACCTGGAGATAGCGCAAGAAGCCATACTGCAGATGAATTTATTTATCTGGATGAAATTAAGGATGGTATCGCTACTTATATTAAAATGGTTGAACAAATAGTTTAGTAATTAAGAGTTAAGAATTAAGAATTATGAGTTTAATAAACTCGAATCTTTTTTCAATAACTCTTAACTCATAATTCTTAACTCTTAACTCATATGAAGCTCTGGCAAAAAGATAAAGTATCTCTGAAAGAAGTAGAAAAATTTACTGTTGGCAACGATAGGGATCTGGATATTTATTTAGCACCGTTTGATGTGTTAGGTTCTTTGGCGCATACCCAGATGCTGGAGTCTATAGGCTTGTTGACGAAAGATGAATTAACGCAATTACAAGCAGAGCTTAAAAATATTTACCAATTAACCACGAAACCTGATTTTAAATTAGAAGATGGTGTAGAAGATATCCATTCACAAGTTGAATTGATGTTGACGCAGAAGTTAGGGGATATTGGTAAAAAGATTCACAGTGCAAGAAGCAGAAACGATCAGGTTTTAGTTGACTTAAAATTATTTTTAAGAAGTGAAATTGAAAAATTAGTTGGCAATACGAAAGAATTATTTGATCTATTAATTACCCAAAGCGAAAAATATAAAGGCGATCTATTACCTGGCTATACGCATTTACAATTAGCCATGCCTTCATCTTTTGGATTATGGTTTGGGGCGTATGCAGAAAGTCTGGTAGACGATCTGATCACTGTGCAAGCTGCTTACGAAGTAGTAAACAAAAACCCTTTAGGCTCTGCAGCTGGCTATGGCTCTTCGTTTCCGATCAACAGAACAATGACAACTGAGTTGTTGGGCTTTGATAGTTTAAATCACAATGTGGTGTATGCACAAATGGGTAGAGGTAAAACAGAAAGAATTGTTGCTGCTGCCATTGCAAATATTGCAGCTACGCTTTCTAAATTAAGTATGGATGCATGTTTATACTTAAATCAAAATTTTGCATTCATTTCTTTTCCTGATGAATTGACTACAGGCAGCAGCATTATGCCACACAAAAAAAATCCGGATGTATTTGAATTGATACGTTCTCATTGCAATAGAATACAAGCATTACCAAATGAGATCATGATGCAGACAACTAATTTGCCTTCCGGTTATTTCAGAGACTTGCAATTATTGAAAGAACATATTATTCCTGCATTTCAAAATTTGAATGATTGTATTCAAATGGCAGGTTTGATGTTGAGTAATATTCAAGTGAATAAAGATCTGCTGAAAGATGAAAAATATAAATATCTCTTTAGTGTTGAAGAAGTAAATAAATTGGTGTTGCAAGGTGTGCCTTTCAGAGATGCTTATAAACAAGTTGGTCTTTCGATCGAAAAAGGTGACTTTACTTATACTCCTGAAGTGAATCACACACATGAAGGGACGATTGGGAATTTGCAGAATGCTCAAATTCAGCAAAAAATGGATATAATTGTAAGTAGGTTCAATTTTAAGAAGATCAGGGAAGCCTTTGCCAACTTATTAAGTTAATAAAATCCTTAATATTTGAAAGCCCTTTTTGGGGCTTTTTATTTTCCCTTATCTTTACCCAATATAGCTTTCACGGCAAAACATCTACAAAGATGCCCATTGGCATGTAGATGAAAGGATTGCGATGGAACGATGATGCCATGAAATACTATCGTTGGTATTAAAAGAAAAATAAAAATGAGTCAAAAAAAACGCATAGCAATATTTGGTTCCACCGGTTCAATAGGTACACAATCATTAGAAGTGATCCGTGCTAATCCTGAATTATTTGAGGTAGAGATATTAACTGCACAAACAAAAGATGAATTGCTGGTTGCGCAAGCTTTGGAATTTAAACCGAATGCTGTTGTGATCGGAGACGAAACAAAATACCAGAAAGTAAAGGATGCATTAGCAGGTACAGATACAAAAGTTTTTGCAGGCGAAGATGCTTTGGAAGAAGCTGCGGATTTTGATACCTACGATTTTATGATGGCTGGTATTGTTGGTTTTGCAGGGTTAAAACCTACATTAAAAGCGGCACAGAAAGGGAAGGCGATTGGTTTGGCAAATAAAGAAACATTGGTGGTGGCAGGAGATATTGTAATGCAAACTGCTGTTGAAAATCGTTCGCCAATTATTCCTGTTGATAGCGAACACTCTGCTATTTTTCAATGTTTGGTTGGTGAAGGACGAAATGCCATTGAGAAAATTATATTGACAGCAAGTGGTGGCCCTTTCTTTGGGAAGAAGCCTAATTTTTTGGTGAATGTAAAAAGAGATCATGCATTGCAACATCCAAACTGGAATATGGGGGCAAAAATTTCTGTTGATTCTGCCACATTGATGAACAAAGGGTTGGAGATGATAGAAGCAAAATGGTTGTTTAATTTAAAGCCCGAACAAATACAGGTAGTGATTCATCCGCAAAGTATTATTCATAGTATGGTACAGTTTGAGGATGGCAGTATAAAAGCTCAAATGGGATTGCCGGATATGAAATTGCCGATACAATATGCAATGACTTTCCCCCAACGTATAAAGAATGATTTCCCTCGATTTGAGTTTCGCAGGTTTGCCAACCTTAGTTTTGAGGAGCCTGATGTTAAAACTTTCAGAAATTTAGCATTGGCGACAGAGGCCTTATTTAAGGGAGGAAATATGCCTTGCATATTAAACGCTGCTAATGAGATTGCCGTGTGGGCCTTTCTACGCAACCGTATTGGCTTTTTAGATATCACTGCCGTTGTGGAAAAAACTATCCAAAACACTGCATTTATCGAATCTCCAACACTTGAAGAATATTTTGAAAGCGATGGGGAAGCCCGTAATTTTGCGGCTTCGCTGATCAAGTTGTAAAACCGCCCCCATCCCCTAAAGGGGGTGTAAAGGCAGAGACTTTACATGCGTCTTTTCAAAAGCGATAGCAAGAAAACTTTAAATTAACAATCACAACTCCCCTTTAGGGGATGGGGGCAACAAATATGACATTATTAGCAATCAATTGGGGCAACGTAGGAATACAGGTTTTCTATCTGATCCTGTCTTTATCAATATTAGTGATCCTGCATGAATTCGGACATTATATCACCGCCAAATGGTTTGGCTGCAGGGTAGAAAAATTTTATCTGTTCTTTAATCCTTGGTTTTCTTTAGTTAAAAAGAAAGTAGGTGAAACAGAATATGGTATTGGTTGGTTACCCTTAGGCGGCTATGTAAAAATTGCCGGCATGATTGATGAAAGTATGGATAAAGAAGCAATGAAATTGCCACCTCAATCATATGAATTCAGAAGTAAGCCGGCCTGGCAACGTTTGATCATTATGTTGGGAGGTATTATTGTAAATATCTTATTGGCATTTTTTATTTACGCAATGGTATTATTTGTTTGGGGAGAAACCAAGGTGCCTAATGCTTCTGTAAAAAATGGTATTTGGGTACAGGATAGTGTGTTATATGAATTAAGTCTTCGTAACGGAGATAAAATATTGGCAGTGGATGGCAAGCCGATGGAATTTTTTGATGAGATCCAGGCGAAATTATTATTGAGTAAAAATATTACGATAGAAAGAAATGGTGTGCAAAGCAATATAACAATGCCTCATAATTTTATTGAGCGTTTGGTAGAAAATAAAAAGAAAACGGGGATGTTATTAATGCAGCGTATTCCTCCGTATGTGGGGGCTTATGATGCAAAAGATTCTTCCAACGGGAAAAAAGCCGGCTTGCAGGAAATGGATAAAATTATTGCGATAGATTCTTTGCCTGTAGCTTTCTATGATGAGATGCCTGTGATTCTTGCGAGCAGAAAGAATCAAAAAGTAAACTTAAGTGTTGATAGAAAAGGTACGTTGATCAATGTACAGGCAAATGTAAATGAGGATGGAAAAATAGGATTACCTTTTTTAACATTGGAGCAGTTTGATAGTTTGGGTGTATTTAAATTAGATAAAAAGAAATACGGTCTATTAGAAGCAATACCTGCAGGCATTTCAATGGCAATGGGAAAATTAAAATTTTATATTGATCAGTTTAAATTGATATTAAGTCCTAGTACCGGAGCCTATAAAGGCTTAGGTGGTTTTAAATCTATGGGATCTATCTTTCCTACACAATGGGGAGAATGGGAGTCCTTCTGGAGAATCACCGGGTTCTTATCTATTGTATTGGCATTTATGAATTTATTACCAATACCGGCACTAGATGGAGGACATGTAGTATTTACTCTTGTAGAAATGATCACGGGCAGAAAACCGAGTGAAAAATTTTTAGAGTATGCTCAAATTGTTGGCATGATTCTATTGTTAGGTTTAATGCTCTTCGCCAATGGCAATGATTGGTTTGGTTGGGGGAGAGGAAAATAAATAATTTGAAGATTTGGAAATTTGATGATTTGGAAATGAGCATTCTTAATTTCGAAAGCTATCCATCTTCAAATCATCAAATTTCCAAATCTTCAAATCAACCCGGGGCTGACCGGTTTTGACAGCATAGTTCTTTGTAAGTGTAAGCATGTAGTGCGTTGGATAATTAGCACTTTAATCTGAATATTCAAAATTTCAAATGGCAATACTTCGTATGCCATGGCTGCTTAATCGATAGATTAGCATCCATTAGGGCCGCCGGGCAGGTTTACCTGTTACCAAGCTCCGCCGCCGACTCAAAAAGAAAACGGGTTGCTGCAATGGAATGAAGTGCCCATTGTTTAAGACTATTCTTCTACGGATAAGGTTGGTGTGTGTTGCTCCTGCTTTTTCCCGACAACTAATGCAACAATAAACATGTAGAAAGCTTATGACGAATGTGTTTGGACCAGGGTTCGACTCCCTGCAGCTCCACTTAAAAAATCGTAATTAATTTGAATTAATTACGATTTTTTATTTAGCCTACTTTTAAAGAAAACAGCCAAGTTTCAGAATCAATACTTATAGTTCTGATGATTTTTGACAACTGTGCTGGAATGATCCCAATTTTTTGGAATAAATTCTCTTCTTGTTTCACATAGCTTCTCAGGGTTATAT
It contains:
- the rseP gene encoding RIP metalloprotease RseP is translated as MTLLAINWGNVGIQVFYLILSLSILVILHEFGHYITAKWFGCRVEKFYLFFNPWFSLVKKKVGETEYGIGWLPLGGYVKIAGMIDESMDKEAMKLPPQSYEFRSKPAWQRLIIMLGGIIVNILLAFFIYAMVLFVWGETKVPNASVKNGIWVQDSVLYELSLRNGDKILAVDGKPMEFFDEIQAKLLLSKNITIERNGVQSNITMPHNFIERLVENKKKTGMLLMQRIPPYVGAYDAKDSSNGKKAGLQEMDKIIAIDSLPVAFYDEMPVILASRKNQKVNLSVDRKGTLINVQANVNEDGKIGLPFLTLEQFDSLGVFKLDKKKYGLLEAIPAGISMAMGKLKFYIDQFKLILSPSTGAYKGLGGFKSMGSIFPTQWGEWESFWRITGFLSIVLAFMNLLPIPALDGGHVVFTLVEMITGRKPSEKFLEYAQIVGMILLLGLMLFANGNDWFGWGRGK